In Salinigranum marinum, one DNA window encodes the following:
- a CDS encoding GMC family oxidoreductase — protein sequence MSRQGPTDRRPVEDADVCVVGSGPAGAVVADALAGRGRQVVVLEAGERYTTQDRFRRMEQWLRADISRNVFWLDEERDRYRSSGDVFARLNEVRAKGVGGSSLLWNGNTPRLHPKDFEMGARYGIAPDWPISYDDLRPYYAAAEREVGVSGSIDNPHGPPREEPFPMSAFPPSYSDSLFAEACERLGIGLGSQPKAIASQPYRERPECDGWGVCNTCPIGAKYSSEEHVNRAERRGATVIDRAQVLEVFHDDTGDQVDHVVYATPDGETHRQTADAFVLAAGGIETPRLLLLSDSPQYPDGLANSSGAVGRYLMDHAEVEVRAELPDEHTWQNNIGFVTSRSDQFYEPAEATPGTFTLVFHNRAGPSPGRSMGKEPTFNALRAVVTERDPEAVFDLLEDPFNAVRLGDDLLEGVDASGTHTLGIRSVIEVLPRAENHVTLDRSTTDNHGRPIPDVSLDYGEHERRTFERAESVAREVMDEVGARVTSVGGFGDQTMGSHHMGTTRMGEDPATSVVDANCRTHDLRNLWVASSSVFPTSGAMNPTLTIVALSLRLAEDVDATL from the coding sequence ATGAGCCGTCAGGGCCCAACCGACCGTCGGCCGGTGGAGGACGCGGACGTCTGTGTCGTCGGTTCGGGACCGGCCGGTGCGGTCGTCGCCGACGCCCTCGCCGGACGGGGTCGGCAGGTCGTCGTCCTGGAGGCCGGCGAGCGCTACACCACGCAGGACCGCTTCCGGCGGATGGAACAGTGGCTCCGCGCGGACATCTCCCGGAACGTCTTCTGGCTCGACGAGGAGCGCGACCGGTACCGCTCCTCGGGAGACGTGTTCGCCCGGCTCAACGAGGTCCGGGCGAAGGGGGTCGGGGGGAGCTCGCTGCTCTGGAACGGGAACACCCCTCGACTCCATCCGAAGGACTTCGAGATGGGGGCGCGGTACGGCATCGCGCCCGACTGGCCGATCTCGTACGACGACCTGCGCCCGTACTACGCGGCCGCAGAGCGCGAGGTGGGTGTCTCTGGCTCGATCGACAACCCCCACGGACCACCGCGCGAGGAGCCGTTTCCGATGTCGGCGTTTCCGCCCTCGTACAGCGACTCGCTGTTCGCGGAGGCATGCGAGCGACTCGGAATCGGCCTCGGGAGCCAGCCGAAGGCCATCGCCTCGCAGCCGTATCGCGAGCGGCCCGAGTGCGACGGCTGGGGGGTGTGCAACACGTGTCCGATCGGGGCAAAGTACTCTTCGGAGGAACACGTAAATCGGGCCGAGCGCCGCGGTGCGACGGTCATCGACCGGGCACAGGTCCTCGAAGTCTTCCACGACGACACGGGCGACCAGGTCGATCACGTCGTCTACGCCACCCCGGACGGTGAGACTCACCGCCAGACGGCAGACGCGTTCGTGCTGGCGGCTGGCGGCATCGAGACTCCACGCCTCCTCCTGCTCTCCGACTCGCCGCAGTACCCCGACGGGCTGGCGAACTCGAGCGGGGCGGTCGGGCGGTACCTGATGGATCATGCGGAGGTAGAGGTCCGGGCCGAACTCCCCGACGAGCACACCTGGCAGAACAATATCGGGTTCGTCACCAGCCGATCCGACCAGTTCTACGAGCCCGCCGAGGCGACCCCCGGGACGTTCACGCTCGTGTTCCACAACCGGGCAGGACCGTCCCCCGGCAGGTCCATGGGAAAGGAACCGACGTTCAACGCGCTCAGAGCGGTCGTCACAGAGCGGGATCCGGAGGCCGTGTTCGACCTGCTCGAAGACCCGTTTAACGCCGTCCGGCTCGGCGACGACCTGCTCGAGGGTGTCGACGCCTCGGGGACCCACACGCTCGGCATCCGGTCGGTGATCGAGGTGCTCCCGCGGGCCGAGAACCACGTGACGCTCGACCGTTCGACCACGGACAACCACGGCCGCCCGATCCCGGACGTCTCACTCGATTACGGTGAGCACGAGCGCCGGACCTTCGAGCGGGCCGAGTCGGTCGCCCGCGAGGTGATGGACGAAGTCGGAGCCAGGGTGACGAGCGTGGGCGGGTTCGGGGATCAGACGATGGGTTCACACCACATGGGGACGACCCGGATGGGCGAGGATCCGGCCACGAGCGTGGTCGACGCGAACTGTCGGACCCACGACCTCCGAAACCTCTGGGTCGCCTCGAGCAGTGTGTTCCCGACGAGCGGAGCGATGAACCCGACGCTCACGATCGTGGCGCTCTCGCTTCGCCTCGCCGAAGACGTCGACGCGACGCTCTGA
- a CDS encoding carboxymuconolactone decarboxylase family protein, with translation MATSPTTTDHDETLQDVEETLGTVPEWLDALPPADAVDEWPFFKRYLVGEWEIPPKYRELIGLAVAANVKCPYCTHFHSEAAKLHGATEEELAELSMLASVTARYSAILHAQNYDLDTFEAETAAIGAHFEAQMADD, from the coding sequence ATGGCAACCAGTCCAACGACGACGGATCACGACGAGACGCTCCAAGATGTCGAGGAGACGCTGGGTACCGTTCCGGAGTGGCTCGACGCCCTCCCACCGGCGGACGCCGTCGACGAGTGGCCCTTCTTCAAACGGTATCTCGTCGGCGAGTGGGAGATTCCACCGAAGTACCGAGAACTGATCGGGCTCGCGGTCGCGGCGAACGTCAAGTGCCCGTACTGCACGCACTTCCACAGCGAGGCAGCGAAGCTCCACGGCGCGACCGAGGAGGAACTCGCGGAGTTGTCGATGCTGGCGAGCGTGACCGCACGCTACAGCGCGATCTTACACGCGCAGAACTACGACCTCGACACGTTCGAGGCGGAGACGGCGGCGATCGGGGCGCACTTCGAAGCGCAGATGGCCGACGACTGA
- a CDS encoding replication factor C large subunit — protein MADWTETYRPTTLSEVRGNDTARDEFEEWADTWDQHREAVVIHGSPGVGKTSAAHALAADKGWETMELNASDQRTADVIERFAGRAAMNTTLSGATDASTRGQRDRGRQLVILDEADNIHYQKDYGGKQAVTTLLKEANQPIVLIANDYYDMSRGMRNACREIEFRDVSARSIVPVLRDICRRESVEFETEALQRIAESNDGDLRSAVRDLQSSVGGRSKLTVDDVTSGGRDRTVGIFGFLDSVLKEDAAEEALRTAYDTDETPDDLTAWVEDKVSMVYDDGELARAYEFLANADRWLGRVRATQNYSYWRYVTDNVSAGVAASRDRTRGGWTRYGGAPWRSTRDATRDAVASRIAESAGVSIATARREILPLLSAMTHHCKPRELTVEMAAWYDFDASHVSYVTGSGESTNKVESIVEDAQARREELVEAHAGDAFARRTDDAMDSGDADADEGAAAPTLDDLAGDATGADDGSVDEGEDEGRDDGQSGLSDFT, from the coding sequence ATGGCTGACTGGACGGAGACGTACCGCCCGACGACGCTGTCGGAGGTCCGTGGCAACGACACGGCCCGCGACGAGTTCGAGGAGTGGGCCGACACGTGGGACCAACACAGGGAAGCCGTCGTGATCCACGGCAGTCCGGGTGTGGGGAAGACGTCGGCGGCGCACGCGCTGGCGGCGGACAAGGGCTGGGAGACCATGGAGTTGAACGCCTCCGACCAGCGGACGGCGGACGTCATCGAACGGTTCGCCGGTCGGGCAGCGATGAACACGACGCTGTCAGGTGCGACCGACGCCAGCACCCGCGGACAGCGCGACCGGGGTCGTCAGCTGGTGATCCTCGACGAGGCCGACAACATCCACTACCAGAAGGATTACGGGGGCAAGCAGGCGGTGACGACGCTTCTGAAGGAAGCGAACCAGCCGATCGTCCTCATCGCCAACGACTACTACGACATGTCGCGGGGGATGCGCAACGCCTGCCGCGAGATCGAGTTCCGCGACGTCTCCGCGCGCTCGATCGTGCCCGTTCTCCGCGACATCTGCCGGCGAGAGAGCGTGGAGTTCGAGACGGAAGCGCTCCAGCGGATCGCGGAGTCGAACGACGGCGACCTCCGCTCCGCGGTAAGAGACCTCCAGAGTTCGGTCGGCGGCCGATCGAAGCTCACGGTCGACGACGTGACGTCGGGCGGGCGCGACCGCACGGTGGGGATCTTCGGCTTCCTCGACAGCGTGCTCAAGGAAGACGCCGCCGAGGAGGCGCTCCGGACGGCGTACGACACCGACGAGACGCCCGACGACCTCACGGCGTGGGTCGAGGACAAGGTGTCGATGGTGTACGACGACGGGGAACTCGCCCGCGCGTACGAGTTCCTCGCGAACGCCGACCGGTGGCTCGGCCGCGTGCGCGCGACACAGAACTACAGCTACTGGCGGTACGTCACGGACAACGTCTCGGCGGGCGTCGCCGCCTCCCGCGACCGGACCCGCGGGGGGTGGACGCGGTACGGCGGCGCGCCGTGGCGCTCGACGCGCGACGCCACGCGCGACGCCGTCGCGTCCCGCATCGCCGAGTCGGCGGGCGTGAGCATCGCCACGGCCCGCCGGGAGATCCTGCCGCTCCTGTCGGCGATGACCCACCACTGCAAGCCGCGGGAGCTGACGGTCGAGATGGCCGCATGGTACGACTTCGACGCGTCACACGTCTCGTACGTGACGGGGAGCGGCGAGTCGACGAACAAGGTCGAGTCGATCGTCGAGGACGCACAGGCCCGCCGCGAGGAGTTGGTCGAGGCACACGCGGGCGACGCGTTCGCGCGGCGGACGGACGACGCGATGGACAGCGGGGACGCGGACGCGGATGAGGGGGCGGCCGCGCCGACGCTCGACGACCTCGCCGGCGACGCGACCGGGGCGGACGACGGATCGGTCGACGAGGGCGAGGACGAGGGGCGCGACGACGGACAGTCAGGCCTGTCGGACTTCACCTGA
- a CDS encoding metal-dependent hydrolase — protein MPSTLVHVAIGGLVGAALLTTEFDARAIACVVAVAAVPDLDAFAGLVLPGAHRSLLHSLLFPALLGLVLLYETTRTESVLRARFGTRGVRIAWVSLAALFCGGILPDLFTNGVNVFYPAVDAFYTVDGELLLSDQRGLVQTFVEIQPPAQAQPQPSTRTLHYSTPVDPSPGGEPEDVERVAPVFQAGWELMLVLVSTAVVSVRLWDAMRR, from the coding sequence ATGCCCTCGACACTCGTTCACGTCGCGATCGGTGGGCTCGTGGGTGCCGCACTGCTCACCACCGAGTTCGACGCGCGGGCCATCGCCTGCGTCGTCGCGGTCGCGGCCGTGCCCGATCTCGACGCCTTCGCTGGGCTCGTCCTCCCCGGGGCCCACCGCTCGCTGCTCCACAGCCTCCTGTTTCCGGCGCTCCTGGGGCTCGTCTTGCTGTACGAGACGACCCGGACGGAGTCGGTGCTTCGGGCCAGGTTCGGAACGCGCGGCGTCCGGATCGCGTGGGTCTCGCTCGCGGCGCTCTTCTGTGGCGGGATCCTCCCCGACCTGTTCACGAACGGCGTGAACGTCTTCTACCCCGCGGTCGACGCGTTCTACACGGTCGACGGCGAACTCCTGCTCTCCGATCAGCGCGGTCTCGTCCAGACGTTCGTCGAGATCCAGCCGCCGGCGCAGGCACAGCCACAACCGTCGACGCGGACGCTTCACTACAGCACCCCCGTCGATCCGAGCCCCGGGGGCGAGCCCGAAGACGTCGAGCGGGTCGCGCCGGTGTTTCAGGCGGGCTGGGAGCTGATGCTCGTCCTCGTGAGCACTGCCGTCGTCAGCGTCCGCCTCTGGGACGCGATGCGTCGCTGA
- a CDS encoding amidohydrolase family protein, giving the protein MLLRDARLLSGADDHEGDLRIAEGRIDAVGDLDPRADERVVDLSGKTLLPGLVDAHVHFSLSGETSVEPIVDMSDAELALVEARNARKTLAAGITGVRTMGARGVDLDLERAVERGDVTGPRMVTNSRSITITGGHGHHLGREIDGPIDARKAVREQVKRGAAFIKFMTTGGVTTPGTDPDTVALTDDELDALVDETHRHGLHAATHVHGAEGAKAAALAGVDTIEHGTFLDDEAVELLVSEDVTLVPTLSAPYYIVRNVEWATPDSARKTEHIYERHLESFARAVDAGVRIAGGTDAGTPFNYHGSNAAEVGFMIEHGLSPRGAITAMTETAAETVGLDGCGTLAPGTHADLLVVSGDPLADATVLNAPEAVLLGGELVSGHLPADE; this is encoded by the coding sequence ATGTTGTTGCGAGACGCCCGGCTGCTGTCGGGTGCCGACGACCACGAGGGCGACCTTCGGATCGCCGAGGGCCGGATCGACGCCGTCGGCGATCTCGACCCACGGGCCGACGAACGTGTCGTCGACCTCTCGGGCAAGACCCTTCTTCCGGGGCTCGTCGACGCCCACGTCCACTTCTCGCTGTCCGGCGAGACGAGCGTCGAGCCCATCGTCGACATGTCGGACGCCGAACTGGCGCTCGTGGAGGCGCGCAACGCGCGCAAGACCCTGGCGGCGGGGATCACGGGTGTCCGGACGATGGGTGCACGGGGCGTCGATCTCGACCTCGAACGGGCGGTCGAACGCGGCGACGTGACGGGGCCACGCATGGTCACGAACAGCCGCTCGATCACGATCACGGGCGGGCACGGCCACCACCTCGGCCGTGAGATCGACGGCCCGATCGACGCGCGGAAGGCGGTCCGCGAGCAGGTCAAACGCGGCGCGGCGTTCATCAAGTTCATGACCACCGGTGGGGTGACGACACCCGGAACCGACCCCGACACGGTCGCGTTGACCGACGACGAACTCGACGCGCTCGTCGACGAGACCCACCGGCACGGCCTCCACGCGGCGACGCACGTCCACGGCGCGGAGGGGGCGAAGGCGGCCGCGCTCGCCGGCGTGGACACCATCGAACACGGGACGTTCCTCGACGACGAGGCGGTCGAGTTGCTCGTCAGCGAGGACGTCACGCTCGTGCCCACGCTCTCGGCACCGTACTACATCGTCCGGAACGTCGAGTGGGCGACGCCCGACTCGGCGCGTAAGACCGAACACATCTACGAACGGCATCTCGAATCGTTCGCTCGGGCGGTCGACGCCGGCGTCCGGATCGCCGGAGGAACCGACGCCGGGACGCCGTTCAACTACCACGGCTCGAACGCCGCGGAGGTGGGATTCATGATCGAACACGGCCTCTCACCGCGAGGGGCGATCACGGCCATGACCGAGACCGCCGCCGAGACGGTCGGTCTCGACGGCTGCGGCACGCTCGCTCCCGGAACCCACGCCGACCTGCTCGTCGTCTCGGGCGACCCGCTGGCCGACGCGACCGTCCTGAACGCCCCCGAAGCGGTGCTCCTCGGCGGGGAACTCGTCTCGGGACACCTGCCGGCCGACGAGTGA
- a CDS encoding pyridoxamine 5'-phosphate oxidase family protein, whose protein sequence is MDDTRSVRMAGEERAEFLGTGGTGVVSFPTGADDAPYSFPVSYGYDPEDGEFYLRLAFGPDTEKGSVVDDGKRASLVVYDRDDTDDDRWRSVVVTGRLEEVTEAAIDSDVVQAMRRIHIPLVDVFERHPRELTFRFFRISTAEVTGRKEARSDD, encoded by the coding sequence ATGGACGATACGCGCTCGGTGCGGATGGCCGGCGAAGAGCGAGCCGAGTTCCTCGGAACGGGTGGAACCGGTGTCGTCTCGTTCCCGACGGGTGCGGACGACGCGCCCTACTCGTTCCCGGTGTCGTACGGCTACGATCCCGAGGACGGCGAGTTCTACCTCCGACTCGCGTTCGGGCCCGACACCGAGAAAGGGAGCGTCGTCGACGACGGGAAGCGCGCCTCGCTCGTCGTGTACGACCGCGACGACACCGACGACGACCGCTGGCGGAGCGTCGTCGTCACCGGGCGCCTCGAAGAGGTGACCGAGGCGGCCATCGACTCGGACGTGGTCCAGGCGATGCGACGGATCCACATCCCGCTCGTCGACGTGTTCGAGCGCCACCCGCGCGAGCTCACGTTCCGGTTCTTCCGGATCTCGACCGCCGAGGTCACCGGTCGGAAGGAGGCCCGGAGCGACGACTGA
- a CDS encoding serine hydrolase domain-containing protein, translated as MATATETPVDAPRRITGPPAAGMESFDRLVPRLMDRWDVPGGAVAVVKDGRLVFARGYGLANRSTQAVVTPTARFRIASLAKPLTSAAVLRLVENGRVDLDDRVFDVLDEFRPSGPADPRIDDITVRMLLRHTGGWDIEELGFDPMFESVRIAREEGENPPASAETVIRFMLKRDLNFDPGKKFAYSNFGYCVLGRLVARITGQSYESYVRNSVLSRTEVSRMRIGATRLENRADDEVRYYHDESTDSVFPDEGTVPTPYGGFYLQAMDAHGGWIASPIDLLRFVTHVDGRGPVADVLSSGTVRTMTSRPAAAHWDGSDYYYGMGWLVRPSMDNWWHSGSLPGTSSLMVRTGHDLSWAALFNRRSSDEEFVSALDRTLWEAARSVSTWPDRDLFGAFP; from the coding sequence ATGGCGACTGCCACAGAGACGCCGGTCGACGCACCCCGGCGGATCACCGGGCCACCGGCCGCCGGGATGGAGAGCTTCGACCGACTCGTCCCTCGACTGATGGATCGCTGGGACGTCCCCGGTGGGGCCGTCGCCGTGGTCAAGGACGGGCGTCTCGTCTTCGCCCGTGGATACGGGCTGGCGAACCGGAGTACGCAGGCGGTCGTGACGCCAACCGCGCGCTTCCGCATCGCCAGTCTCGCCAAACCCCTCACCTCGGCCGCCGTCCTCCGATTGGTCGAGAACGGCCGAGTCGACCTCGACGACCGGGTGTTCGACGTCCTCGACGAGTTTCGGCCCAGCGGCCCGGCAGATCCGCGGATCGACGACATCACGGTCCGGATGCTTCTCCGGCACACCGGGGGCTGGGACATCGAGGAACTCGGCTTCGATCCGATGTTCGAGTCCGTTCGCATCGCACGAGAGGAGGGAGAGAATCCTCCCGCGAGTGCGGAGACGGTGATCCGGTTCATGCTGAAGCGAGACCTGAACTTCGACCCCGGGAAGAAGTTCGCGTACTCGAACTTCGGCTACTGCGTCCTGGGCCGCCTCGTCGCGCGCATCACCGGACAGTCGTACGAGTCGTACGTGCGGAACAGCGTTCTGTCCCGAACGGAGGTCTCTCGTATGCGGATCGGCGCGACCCGTCTGGAGAACCGAGCGGACGACGAAGTTCGCTACTATCACGACGAGTCGACCGACTCCGTCTTCCCGGACGAAGGGACTGTTCCGACTCCGTATGGCGGGTTCTACCTACAGGCGATGGACGCTCACGGCGGCTGGATCGCGTCGCCGATCGATCTCCTCCGATTCGTGACTCACGTCGACGGCCGCGGGCCGGTCGCGGATGTACTGTCGTCCGGCACCGTCCGCACGATGACGAGTCGCCCCGCCGCCGCCCACTGGGACGGCTCCGACTATTACTACGGGATGGGCTGGCTGGTCCGGCCCTCGATGGACAACTGGTGGCACTCGGGGTCGCTGCCGGGCACGAGCAGCCTGATGGTCCGGACCGGCCATGACCTCTCGTGGGCGGCGCTGTTCAACAGACGGTCCTCGGACGAAGAGTTCGTCTCGGCTCTCGACCGGACCCTCTGGGAGGCCGCTCGGTCGGTGTCGACGTGGCCCGATCGAGACCTCTTCGGGGCGTTCCCCTGA
- a CDS encoding GNAT family N-acetyltransferase → MTETTDAGVTIRLYEESDADELWSLKRGFELGLGDATGGEDKRARYAAKLSEDYREKWLAWVGRCVDEDPDCVQVAAHEEGLIGYVFVLPASLAFVWDAAVLNEVYLDPPARGTGVADGLMEVALDCARAQDLPLDRLVLDVDRENDRARAFYDRWGFEHWGEMVARSL, encoded by the coding sequence ATGACCGAGACCACGGACGCGGGCGTGACGATCCGACTCTACGAGGAATCAGACGCCGACGAGCTCTGGTCGCTCAAGCGGGGGTTCGAGCTGGGACTCGGCGACGCGACCGGCGGCGAGGACAAGCGCGCGCGGTACGCGGCGAAGCTCAGCGAAGACTACCGAGAGAAGTGGCTGGCGTGGGTCGGGCGGTGCGTCGACGAGGATCCCGACTGTGTCCAGGTCGCCGCCCACGAGGAGGGACTGATCGGCTACGTCTTCGTCCTCCCCGCGTCGCTGGCATTCGTCTGGGATGCGGCCGTCCTGAACGAAGTGTATCTCGACCCGCCCGCGCGCGGGACGGGTGTCGCCGACGGCCTGATGGAGGTCGCCTTAGACTGTGCGCGCGCACAGGACCTCCCGCTCGACCGACTCGTGCTCGACGTCGACCGCGAGAACGACCGCGCCCGGGCGTTTTACGACCGCTGGGGCTTCGAACACTGGGGCGAGATGGTCGCACGGTCGCTCTGA
- a CDS encoding pyridoxamine 5'-phosphate oxidase family protein → MSRAELMDDTEIDEFLGNEGTAVLALARDDESYAIPVSYGFDATDGTFYLRLAFHPDSEKREYLGPSRRVSLVVSEETDDGWRSVVARGRLRETGEAAIDSSVVEAIRRVNIPFFTVFDRPARELEFELFRLAPDDLTGHKQT, encoded by the coding sequence ATGTCTCGCGCAGAACTGATGGACGACACCGAGATCGACGAGTTCCTCGGGAACGAAGGGACGGCTGTCCTCGCGCTCGCGAGGGACGACGAATCGTACGCGATCCCCGTCTCGTACGGCTTCGACGCCACGGACGGGACGTTCTATCTCCGCCTGGCGTTTCACCCCGACAGCGAGAAGCGGGAGTACCTTGGGCCGAGTCGGAGGGTGTCGCTCGTCGTGAGCGAGGAGACCGACGACGGCTGGCGGAGCGTCGTCGCCCGCGGCCGCCTGCGCGAGACGGGTGAGGCGGCGATCGACTCCAGCGTCGTCGAGGCGATCCGCCGGGTCAACATCCCCTTCTTCACCGTGTTCGACCGGCCCGCCCGCGAGTTGGAGTTCGAGCTGTTCCGGCTCGCGCCCGACGACCTCACTGGGCACAAACAGACGTAG
- a CDS encoding helix-turn-helix domain-containing protein → MTDGLRADLARRIAGEVTLSTDPGATLRKWRTDFDISQTALADHLDVSSSVVSDYESGRRESPGIGVVSRMVNALLDIDEARGGSRIRQYARVVGAGFESDIVRDLREYPTAIRLSRVYEAMDATEVVRGDTNRVSGHTVIDSIEAITRLSSEEFYRLYGESTNRVLVFTNVTRGESPLVALRVVNPTPNAVVLHGLSEDALWEHAATLATIDGFSLAVSDRDLDELLAELRALA, encoded by the coding sequence GTGACAGACGGTCTGCGCGCCGACCTGGCCCGCCGGATCGCCGGCGAAGTCACGCTCAGTACCGACCCCGGTGCGACTCTCCGGAAGTGGCGCACCGACTTCGATATCTCTCAGACGGCGCTCGCGGACCACCTCGACGTCTCGTCGTCGGTCGTCTCTGACTACGAGTCCGGCCGGCGGGAGAGCCCGGGGATCGGGGTCGTCAGCCGGATGGTGAACGCGCTGCTCGACATCGACGAGGCGCGCGGCGGGTCGCGCATCCGACAGTACGCTCGGGTCGTCGGAGCCGGCTTCGAGAGCGACATCGTCCGGGACCTCCGCGAGTACCCGACGGCGATCAGGCTCTCTCGGGTGTACGAGGCGATGGACGCGACGGAAGTCGTCCGCGGCGACACCAACCGCGTGAGCGGTCACACCGTCATCGACAGCATCGAGGCGATCACGCGGCTCTCCAGCGAGGAGTTCTACCGACTGTACGGCGAGTCGACCAACCGGGTGCTCGTGTTCACGAACGTCACCCGCGGGGAGTCGCCACTGGTCGCGCTCCGCGTGGTGAACCCGACCCCGAACGCGGTCGTGCTGCACGGGCTCTCCGAGGACGCCCTCTGGGAGCACGCGGCCACCCTCGCCACCATCGACGGCTTCTCGCTCGCGGTCTCCGATCGCGACCTCGACGAGTTGCTCGCGGAGCTCCGCGCGCTGGCCTGA